The genomic window AAATACAAAAATGTTACAAATGATTAATTGTAATGATTCTTAAAGCAGATGagtgagaaaatattcacataacaATTTCCTGAGCCTTCTATAATCTAGTATAATCAAACCCAATAATCTTAGGAATACCTTTTGAATTTGATATTACTggtctgtattttatttaaaaatcattattttcttgaaagtaattcatttttagtttttattattgacGAACCTCAAAGGTTCTTTGCTTTGCAGTGATTAAGTCAAGGTAAATAATTCAGTAACTTGGGACTGgcgagacagtacagcaggtagggagtttgccttgaatgtgactgacctgggttcaatccccagcaccccagatggtcccttgagcctcactaggaatgatctctaatTGCATAGCCAGATATACAAGCACcagtggatgtggcccccaaacaaaaaaattaaaatcagcatCATAATAGTTCAGTAACTAGATTTGTAACTCATTATTCCATGCTTCATGGAGTCTTATGAATTTTACTTTGCTCTAAGGTTTATACAAAGCTCTAGCATGGATAGGCTGAACTTTAGGATTACATTATCTTCCAAATTTCTTATCCCTTGGAAGGTgaaattcttttcatttcctctaaaGTCCATGTATACACagaaacttctatttttaaacaCAGGTTGTTatcaataagttttaataaaatgttgCTCATGGAGCCTGAGGGAAAATGACTTCTTGATGTGAGAAAATGCAGACAAAGCATACTCTTAGTCCCTGGGTGTTTTGCTTATCAAACAAATGTGTTTAAGTGACAACCTGCAGATGCAAACTTTGCTGTTCAATGTAGATGAAGACATATTGTGTTAGAAAGTCTGGAGAGGGAACCAATTTTATATTctctgtttattttatctttgcaaGCTTTCTCCTCAACCACTATGTATGTGGAAGGTTTCTTGTGAGATTCTCATTGAATCAATACCTGTACAGGCACCTTCCTTTTCTCGTTTTCTCATTTGTTCCTAAGGCAAGATCACAGAATCGCAGAGGTGCGCCTCTCAGTTCTCTAAGCCCATCCGCAGCAAAGCATCACTGCTCTCTTCAGAAGCTCTCCTCCCTCTGTGTCTTTGCACTTACTGAGAGCTTCCAGATGAAGAGATGAGATCTTGAGATGTTCAGTAAGTCATGTTCCAAGCGGGAGGTGTTTATTGttgatgttttgtttgggggccacacccagaagttatcaggctctgcactcagggatcactcctggtgcagctgTGTGGACTGTtgagggtgccggggatcgaacttgggtcagctgcatataagaccCAAACCACTagactattgctcaggccctgagcTGAGGTAGTTTAATAAATTGAAATATCTCCTCTTCCTCAAGGAGAACCCTTGTTAGAAATTCTGAAAAGAAGCATAGAGTGCTGCTTTGGTGGGAAATATTTTGACTTATACCTAACTAAGCAGTAAAGGGCCATTTATCATGGGCTCACCTTAGCCAGTTCTCCATGTGGGAAGAgagtttgtgtttgttctttaGCTCTCTCAAAAACTCAACCACAGTCCAACACGCGATTCCCTTTGTTTTCCCACTGTGCTCTATGCTAGAATGAGTTGAGGCTTCCATTGTACTTCCCCTAAGAGGCAGAACTTTTGCCTGTTGTGTAGCTTGTGTTTCAAAGTGAGGCTggtcgatagcacagtgggtgcggcgtttgccttgcacaaggccaacctgggtttgattcccagcattccatttggtcccccaagaaccactctgagtgcagagccaggagtaacccctgtgtattgctgagtgtgatggaaaaaaaaaaatcaaagtgaggCTGGAACTGCTGAATGggcggttggggggggggcatgtaaAACACAGGAAAGTCATACTGTACCATATtgcaatatttttctaaaaaaaatttggttAGTGTGCTTTATAGATATATGTGATAGATCAGATCTTAGTGGTactcttggtttttattttggaagcCCTGAATTGTTTTCATGTTTAAACCTCCTTTGTCTCAGTTAGGTGTTGATACTTGAGAGCTGTGTTGTCTtctaaaataattgtattttattaccTTGAATTTGTGTTCCTTTCAAGCATTATACATGACAGTACTTTGgtattaaatttcttaaaagatgAAAGTGTGAATACTTTGTTTAgcctatatttttgtttggttagcCAAGTTTTATGGTTTTTGAAAAAAGTGCCTTCATCTAGCCACACTTCAACTTATTTCTGGAAGAGTATAATTCCATTTGCTTaaaaataatggggctggagagatagcacagcggatacggcgtttgccttgcacgcggctgacccgggttcaagtcccagcatcccatatggtcccctgagcacggccaggggtaattcctgagtgcagagccaggagtaacccctgtgcatcgcgaggtgtgacccaaaaagcaaaaaaaaaaaaaataagaagaagaatcaAGTGCActgcatggaaaaaaataaaccttttataTAACATGCGACATTTATTCAGTGTGAGCTTAAATGCTTTGTACCACtgaccttttttgttttgtttttgtttgtttgtggtccacacctggcagtgctcagggttactcttggctctgtattcaggaactactcctggcatgctcagaggaccatatgatacactggggatcgaaccagggccggctgcatgcaaggcaagtgccttacccactgtactattgctccagccccagaagtaacATTTTTGACTAatgagtcattcttttttttttttatttcccatcaCAATCTTTATTTCCCCACGTTTATTCTCCCAAGTGAGATATGGTCTCTCAATTGTACTagtttcacattatttttatttaaaaattcctttgtCTCCTACAAATATACCTTCATGCCTCTTCTAAGTTGAAGTAACTTCGAGAGGAGATTCTTTTTATTTGAcccataaaaatcaaatattatttctataaaaatcattatatatttttctttgcttccatTCTCAACTTTTATTTCCTATGAGCATATTATTGAGACAAGAGAATGGCAGCATATATGTGATCTACAACTAAGCTAGAAAACCTTGTCTCTCACtgaaaaaatattcctttgtGAAGATATTGAAAAGCTTAAGAACTACAACATTCTGTTATTCTCAAGAACACATCTAAGTGCTTATTCAAGTAACAGTAACTGTTGCATCTTGCCCTTTAATGTGTTAATATTGTTCACCTCATTATTCTCCAACACTAGTAAATTCCGATCTTTAAATGAGTTTTTCTTGAAACTATACACACAAATGTAGAATTCTGGTATCTTTCTGTCAACACATTTACTAAATCACAAAATCTGGGCAGCAAAAAGGGAAAATACTAAAACTAGATGAAAGAAACAAGTGATGATAGATAACCCACAACTTCATTACATACTTAATGAGTCATTCTTAAAAGCtaaatataattgattttttttaaagcaaagctaatcaagacagaaaaataaaaccagtttaGATTGATGAATAAGGGGCTGGATCCCAGGTATCACTGTGTCTCCCAGGCATTAGGTGCCGCCCCGGAGGCTTCTGGATAACCCCTGATGCCACAAGGTCTGAACACTGAACCTCTGGCTGGGTTGGCAACAATTACTAGAAAGGGGCACCCCCTGTGCTGTCTTTTGTGACAACTATCTGGGAGTCCTCCtttccccccaaacaacaacaataacaacaacaacaacaaaataatgaatcCTCTCCTGTGTAAATTAAAATAGTACCTTAAGGAAGGGTGGAAATGGCCTGGGGTGCTTTCCACAGCAGAGAGACAGTTTGCTTTTTGATACTATTTGggctttattctgtttttcttcccAGGAAGATGTGAGCTGCTTCCTTTCTTTGAGGGCAACACCGCTTCTGCAGGGAATCATGCAGAGCGTGTGATGGATTCCAgggctcccacgtgcaaagcaagtgcacttTTTGAGCAACCCCAGGGGCCCTTTTTCTTGTTCACTAGTATTTCCCTAGCATAAAAGACATAATGTAGGTAGGGATTGGCCTTTCTCTCTTAGCTTCTCCGACATATACGCTGGTtgaccaaaataatataaataccaGGAAATGTTCTGCTTCCTTTAAAGTAAATGAGTACACCTGAGTCAGACAACATCAGCAGTGCCCGGTAAATGGGCTCAAAACTTCTAATCCCACATCATACTTAATGATACAGGTGTGACCACTACTTAAATAactgctttggggccagagagatagctcagtactTGATGTCCatgctttttttgtgtgggggaaggggagaggggtggagccATTCCCTGaggtgcttctggctctgtgctcaagagtgacccctggaggtgctcaggggaccatattccatccccagcatcgcatgtggtccccttcccttcaccagtgcacattttccgccaccaaaatccccagtgttCCCATCCACCCCACTTTCCACActtccccctgcttgtgtggcagacaatttggaaagtattctttctctactttagttaccttcgatatttcaagaccagtcctacctccccttatatctgccgaaaatacaattgctagacaatgtgttttgtattgcttgttatggatataatataaagTTGCAGCTGCGTGCTTTAGGAATTGTAAGATTTAAatattagggtctgaagaaattgctgccgcaggttgctcgtgtccgagattcctgtgtgtgtctctggatcgtggccacgtgagagctggtgcttcttgctggcttctatgAAATGGCGACCACTGGAGCTCAATCAATTATCAGTGTTttatccattaaaaaaatcaaaaccgggggctggagcaatagcacagcgggtagggcgtttgccttgcacgcggctgaccagggttcgattcccagcatcacatatggtccactgagcaccgccaggagtgattcctgagtgcagagccaggagtaactgctgtgcatcgccaggtgtgacctaaaaagcaaaaaaaaaaaaaaaatcaaaaccagaaaaatcCCACTTTAGGTTTTTCTTGGAGTACTTGTGccatacaaattaaaaaacaccAATGCTCCTTACACTTCTTCAAACCACTGCTAGGGAAAGGTTCACCAACTCTTTGGTTTCCAttacaggttttctttttttggagaatagatgtttgggggccacacccagctgtgctgaaggcatgctcctggttctgtgctcaggagtcactcctggtggggctcaggggactatacgggttGCCAGGATAGAAATAGGGTTGGCTGTTTAAGgtcagcaagtgccttaactacgttcctatctctttgactccttaaaatgatttttagctTTAATATTTTGGATTTACAAGAGAAAGTCTGTGTTCTGAGTATGTATGTCAGTTTTATTACAAAAATGCTTTGTATCCTTTGTTCAGAAGCTTTTCAAAAGGCTTCACTTCTGGGCGAAGCAATAGTacggcaggcagggtgtttgccttgcctgcagctctgagaatccctgggtgtgtgacccaaaaaagcaaaaaacagaaaaccaaaaaaaaaacaaaaggcttCACTTCATCAGTTGACTTTGCAGGAGACTGACTAATATATATGTGAAAGTTTAAAAATTGGCTTATGCAAACATTTTGAATAAGTTTACAGTGTGGAAGAGTACTAGAACTTTGTCTGTGGGCTTGTAGGCTGTGGGAAGACCTGGCAATAGATCACTGGCATCTGCCACTTCAAGTGTGGGCCTTGGCAGTCTATCATTCTGCAAATTGTTTCCTCTGTCTTTCAGGTGCCAATATTGTTCTGGGATTAACTATTTAAATTTGTGGACAGACAGCAGACTTCAGTCTGCTAGACTACCAATGCCAAAGCCTCCactgcttttacttttttttttaaattgaatcacagtgagatacacagttacaaaatcattcatgattaggtttcagtcttaTATCCCAACAtttgttccttcaccagtgtacatttcccaatgtacatttcccaccacaatgtctccagtttccttcctgctttcACTTTTACTACACTAACTTAGAATTTTGGTCTCAGGATAGAGTATAGACTTGCTTTGCACTGCAGTGGTCATGTCCCTTTGTAGTCTCTGGTAtggccccaagcactaccagggtcTTGAGcaagaacagcctctgagcactgctgggtgtgcccccgaaTTCAAGTACTGGAAGCCTACTTCTATCTCAAATGTCGTCTTCAAACCCTTCACTCCCTGTCCCTGGAGAACTCAGTGTAGGGAGCGTCTTCCCTAATggtggattttatttcttttcatgtgGATGTCAAGGTATTGGCTTCATCCAGGAAttgcttctctctccttttcataaATGACGTTAGCATCCTAgctccccttctttctccttttcccaaCCCAGATCTGTATTTTCTGTGATTTTCATTTTGGAGTCTTctaaatcagtgtttctcaacttgtTTTTGCGACCCTCTTCTGACTTTCATTCCCATGACCACAAATACCCCACCCTGATGCTATTTTCACCTCTGTCCTCTTTTGGGATATTCTGGGGATCCACAGGGATCCACAGTGTGTGGCTGCTAGTTGAGAAACATTGCTCTAAATTAGTgcatcactccaggcagtgctcaggggaccatatgggcatgtgcctatctgctgtactatggctctgggccctggatttagaatattttcatcatcCCCAAAGAAAAGCCCAATACATTAGCAGTTACCGTCATGCCCTTCACAACCACTGTTTCTACCTACTCAAGGAATTTACTAGAAATGGACTTGTAGATAATGTTTTAACTAGCCCCTTTCACTAGTATTTTTGAGGTTTGATCACCATTTAGCATATTAGAAGATGCCTCCATGGCTTAGAGGAGtaaaccagaattttttttttaattttattgaatcactgtgagatagttacaagctttcatgtttgggttacaatctcacaatgatcaaacacccatccttcaaccagtgcacattccccaccaccaatatcctggatatacccccgctttcccactctccccctgcctccatagcagacaatattccccatactctctatttttgggcattatagcttgcaacacagacactgagaggtcatcatgtttggtccattatctactttcggcatacatctcccatcccaactggttcctccagccatcattttcttagtgatcccttctctattccatctgccttctcccctctgctcatgaagcagtcttccagccacggggcaatccccctggcccttgtttctaccgtccttgggtgtcagccttatgtgatgctaccctacactccacaaatgagtacagtccctctatgtctgtccctctctttctgactcatttcacttagcatgatactctccatgtttatccatttattagcaaatttcacgacttcatctctcctaacagctgcatagtattccattgtgtagatataccaaagtttctttaaccagtcctctgttctcgggtacttgggttgtttccatattttggctattgtgaacagtgctgcaatgaatatataggtacagatgtcatttctactgtaatcttttgcatccttgggatatattcccagaaatggtattgtggggtcatatggaagctcaatttctggtttttgaaggactgtccatattgttttccagtaaaccagaatttttgtttggggctcacacccaATGGGGCTCTgggtatgcagtgctggggatcgaactggggtgggctacaagcaagcatcttaacccctgaactagctttctggccccagaaggatttctcaaaaaaaatttcaggtaTCTATGTATCAACATACTTCTACCAATGGTAAGGGTTTAAAAAACAGCTTTGTTGATGTACACATTTTATAGCACTTTTAGAAATCAGgacattgaaaaaaataactttattgatATGATTTACATACCATAAGTATAAAACACGTTATTGTGGATTTTAGTATATTCACAGTCATTCAACCAACACTCATCTGAatttagagtattttttttctttttatttttagggccacacttggcggcactcaaggtttattcctggctctgcgccatcactccaggcagtgcttaggggaccatatgggcatgtgcctacctgctgtactattgctctgggccctggatttagaatattttcatcatcCCAAAAGGAAAGCCCTTATCCATTAGCAGTTACCCTCATGCCCTTCACTGTTATCTCCGAGCGGCCAGAGAAGGCCCTGACAACTCTCCCACTCCCCGCCCAGGTTggggtggtctcaggccacttgCCTAGCCGGGGTGGCCTGTGCCATggggcagaaggaggaggaaacaagggccaagccagttgattgatcagttgccatttatttcattctccccagcacctctgagttccccattctagtctcacactggccctcattctcgtctcctcctgtctctcccgctcatctcccCGTGCTCCATCtctcagcctgggctctctctccccaagtgcctgctcctgtattcttctacattcttctccctctgtccccctcactAGTCTCTCCATCTAgttgccctgctctctctcatcTCCTCCTACTCTCTCGCctttccacccccagcactgggggtagaggctacacccagtcaggtagcaaaatcaacttaAGAAAGCCCATCTgctcatcaggctcaagggcagaaactcCATCTAAGGGTATTCCAAAGCCcctcctgactgcccatcaggctcaagggcagaaacaccacccagGGGTAGtcttctcctagcatcttaattaacatcttaataagttatttttgtaagggcacagtaagagatgcattgaggcttgtacggcagctctcctgggaacatctcaccagACTCAGACTACGGTTCTCAGGCCAGttttaatcattcctaaccctagcagggtccaaatctagttattagtttttggatcatgacagcatttgtccatgaccaagctcttaatttatagttaagcagtaggcactttggccaggcccatctcgatgccagagtagcatatctcaccgcttgccctgggtccatccagtgcctcgtcgggaccctacttttggagGGTTAGGAAGTAAGGgtgactgaggcttaagttgagagaacagatgcccagaaggtaAATATAATTTGGAGTCAATTACCTCTTATGTTACAAAAGTATagaattaactgtcttcttgtgcccatacaaaaaagacattgcatagttaattcagaattaactatgcaaaggacttaagaagagaaaaacaatatttacaagttaacagagcacaaagaagttacaaataacacagaggaatgggagcactgtgatgggagtaacccaaataaacctaagctatcTGTGgcaatgttattctatacttcacaaccACTGTTTCTGCCTGCTAAAGGAATTTACTAGAAATGGACTTGTAGGTGATATTTTAACTCGCCTCTTTCAGTAATAGTTTCGAGGTTTGATCACCATTTAGCAACTATCAGTACTTCATCCTTTTTTATTGCTAGTATTTTACTGCTAATATTGTTATGGATAGGCAACATTTTTACTTCACTTATCAGTTGCTGggaatttttatagttttggctttttggctatTATGACTAATGCTGCTTATGAACATTTATAGACACATTTTTTGTAGACATGCTTAGTTCTTTTGGTTATAAACCCAAGGGCAGAACTGCTGAATCATATATGTTAGCTGTGTTTAAACTTTTGAGCACATGACAGTCTGTTATCCAAAGCGGCTGCCCCATTTTATATTCTCACCAGCAACATCTGAAGGTTCCATTTCTCCACATTTTAATCAACATTTGTTACTCtctccctttttaaaattatagccaTTCCAGTGGATGTGTAGTTGGATATTACTGTAGttctaatttgcattttcctgatagtTAATGTTGTAGACCATCATTTCATGTGCGAATTAACCATCTGCTGCGCTGGTTTTTGCTTCTTACAAAAACTGCTGACCACATCCAGAAAGACTTTCAAAATACAGGGTATATTTTTCAGTGCGAATGCAAATGTCCTGCTGCACATTTCTTTGCTCTCTCTGGTCTGACATGCCTCATCTTCTGATATTTTGCCAAGTGCTATATGCATACAAACAGTCTGACTTGACTTTGGGCTGACCCCACATGGAGAATAGTGCTGCTATAGCTAGGATTTTGCTAAAGCAAGTGTTTTTTCTAACTCCTTGAGCTGCATATTGCCTTGAGTTATCATCATCCGGATGGTATCCTATAAGACAAAGTGAAAtgtaattactattttttatttgcttaaacaAAGTATAGCTCTACCATTttaaagtcaagaaaaaaaagtgagaattaGAACTGCACAttggaaaaataaacaatggtttgtttctttggggccatacccagaggtgctccagaattactcctggcgggctagggggagccatatgggatacctgtgatcgaacccaggtctgccacgtgtaagtcaaacaccctacccactataccatcccTCTGAtcctcccctgccacccccccacaaCGCACCAATCAATATAAATGGGTTAGGCCTGTCTGCACCCTGATGGTTCTCACCTCCTCAgtggcatttttgtttcttttgaattcTTCCCTTGCCCAGTCCTTCAAGTATTTGCGGTCAGAATCATTTGGAACTTGCCGAATTGCTTGCAAAATCCGTCTGTAGAGGAGGAGAACTTGTTGCCTTCTCATAAACTGTGCGGGAAAGGAGAAACGGTCCTTACACATGGACAACCAGCGGATCTAAAGGCCACTTTAGCAACCGAAAAGTAACTAGGGCTCAGCTCTGTGGACTTCCGTTTCGAAatgagcaaaggaaaaaaaaatcacgttTTAACTCATCTAAGAAAACGACAATGCGTTTCTTTTGGGCTGCTTCACTCAGTGCTCTGTCATCCCTAATTTCCTAGCGGTCATCTGCCCAACCTAATTTATTGATTAAAATCAGGAGTTGGCTGACTTAATTAACCACTCAAGTAACGCAGTTGTTGGAGTGACCTtcactgcctggcacacagcagcacAACTGCAGCCTTCACCGCGGTCCAGACTCCAAGAAGGTGGGTGCCCCACCCAcaccgcgcgccccgccccctcaggaagtcccgcccccgcgcccggaCCAATCACGGAAGGAGCGCGCGCGGGAGGCCTGTAGACCTCGTTCTATAGACTGGCTGGGGGTCGGAGTGGAGGACTGGGAAGAGCCAGTAGGAAAGCTGCCCGAGAAGACCTCAGAGGAGAGCCGGTACCTGTTTGAGCGTTAGCGTCGCGGGGGGCAAACGGGACGCAGCCATGTCTTCCAAGCGCCACCGGCTTCTGGGGCCGCAGTGCGCAGGAACGGAAATGCACAGCAGCCGGGAGGCGGGCCTAAGCCCGGGAGACTGCTGGAGGTTGGACTCTGTCTTGGGTCCTAGTCCTGCGTGAGCGGTGCACCAGGCTTGCTTCATCTTATTactctttggcatattgaatacgccacgggtagcttgccaggctctgccgtgcggcgggatactcttggtagcttgccgagctctccgagagggacagaggaatcgaaccctggtcggccgcgagcaaggcaaacaccctatccactatgctgTTGCTCTGTATGGTTAAAAATAGGAAACTCCAAAACCCCATTTTCTGTGATTCTGGCAATAATATGGCTAGTTGGGCACCAGCCTTACatgggacagacccaggtttgatccccagcaccctatgggCCCGCCCAgcgtgatccctaagcacagagccaggagtaaaccctgagcaccagtgggtgtggcccaaagaaaaaaaaataaacccaaagaataaaaataaaatccagtgtCTACCGCCTGCATTTGTTTTCCCTGGCATTTTTAGGGTAAACTTTCCCCCAACTTGGTGACTTTCATTACTGttgcccccccacccgccgcgAGAACCTAGGTTTGGAATGGGAAGCACAGGTTTGAATTCCTCTGAGCCACTTACGTGAGGGTTTTCTGTTGATAAATACAGTACAGTACTCTAAGtgtattttctctttgcttaatCTCTTCTCTAGCTTTACTCTAGAATACATAATCCGTAtcacttaaaaaattatgtattagTTGACTttctgctgaggcttccagacaGCAGCACATTCTGCAGTGAGGTCTGGGGTGTGTCAAGTTACACTTGACTAGAGGTTGGTAACCCAACCCCTTGTTCAAGGGTCTGCTGCATCACACGGCTTTAAGTAGCTCCTGGATTTTGGTATAAGAACTTGGTGCCATTAATAAAGAAATGACCATCCCTTCCTCTGGAACCTGAATCTCCTTGAATTGTTTAATGCTCCCAGCACACACACGGGGCCTTGGGTCATTTCTACAAATGGCTCAGTTCTGTTTACTGAGCATTTCGTGTGTTAGGATCCTTGGTGGACTCTCTTCCGTGCTGTTTCTCAACTGTAAGGCACCACCACCATCCTGCCCCTAGCCCCAGTTGTCTTTCACCTGAGGCCCTACATGGCACCAGAGCTCTCCAATGGTATTTTCCTTGCTGTCCCGAGTCACACTAATACCCTAGccaccttttttgttttctccaCAATAACCCTTCATtacttatgttttttttctaagtGCTAGTCAAGTTATTGGTTGTTTTTTCTTGGAAGAGGGGCTgtacacccggcagtgttcagggcttactcctgactgcacttagGCATCACTTTTAgtaggcttgggggaacataaagGGTGCCTGGGaacaaagctgggtcagccatgtgcaaggcaagagcccttacTAGCTATACTATAGCTAGGGCCCTTCTGTGCTAATCAACCATCACTTGCCAGTTCTAGTTATTTGAATTGCTTGTTTTTTACTCTTTGATCCATTAGTGGAGATAGAGACTTCACTGattttttactcattttctttAGTCACAGATCCTTATATGGTCATATATGCTTTTGTGTGTTTCCATTCCATTCTCACCCGTCCttggctttgtatttttttccattgaaaacctttctccagggctggagcaactatatcggatagagtgtttgccttgctcttggcgaacctgttcaatccctgttaccacAGGATTGGtgctcctgagcccaccaggagatacccgagtgaagagccaggagtgagacctgagcactgccatatgtgacccaaaacaactgAAAATGAGTAAGTTTCCCCTCCACCCACCTACTTAGGGC from Sorex araneus isolate mSorAra2 chromosome 4, mSorAra2.pri, whole genome shotgun sequence includes these protein-coding regions:
- the LYRM2 gene encoding LYR motif-containing protein 2, which produces MPKSNKMKQAWCTAHAGLGPKTESNLQQSPGLRPASRLLCISVPAHCGPRSRWRLEDMAASRLPPATLTLKQFMRRQQVLLLYRRILQAIRQVPNDSDRKYLKDWAREEFKRNKNATEEDTIRMMITQGNMQLKELEKTLALAKS